The window TGGATCCTGCCGCTTGTCTACACCTATGCGCTCGGACCGCTGCTCTATCTCTTCGTTCGGCAACGCCTCCTGCCCGAACGCGGACCGCGCCGCCGTGACCTGGTTCATGCGGTCCTCCCGGCGTTTCAGGTGGTGCACCAGGTCGTCATCGGCTTCGCGTCCGTCGCGGTCAAGGAGGCCTACTGGCGTTCCTCATTCGGGCAGATCTACAGCCAACTCGACACCTTGATCTTTGTGGCGAGCTTTGGAGTCTACCTCGTAGCATGCTGGCGACTGACGCAGCAACGGGCGGGACCGCCAAGCCTGGTGCAGTGGCTGCGTCGGCTGATCACGGGAGCCGTCGTCATCCTTGTTGTGGCGTTCGTTATGGAAACGATGCTCGTGACAGCGCTCGTCGTGGAGGCGGTGCCTGCGAGTGTGCTGGCATGGCTCAATCTTGGGGCGATGCTGACCTATGCCGCGATGCTCTACTGGGTCACCTTCACCGGCTTCGTCTACAGCCTCGCACCGAGCGCGGTCGAGGAGCCGCCGGGCAAGCCCGTGCCGACACCAGAACGGCGCGAGCGGTACGGGATGACGCCGGACGACCTGGCTCGCCGTGCCGCTCGGCTCCGCGATCACATGGCGAC of the Bacteroidota bacterium genome contains:
- a CDS encoding AraC family transcriptional regulator — encoded protein: MTLDLPIPDLLAALFGGGAVVLGLVVGVGLLVRPGAQRVARWCLGGFLIAGALTLANELIGTLRLHRLSDHFWILPLVYTYALGPLLYLFVRQRLLPERGPRRRDLVHAVLPAFQVVHQVVIGFASVAVKEAYWRSSFGQIYSQLDTLIFVASFGVYLVACWRLTQQRAGPPSLVQWLRRLITGAVVILVVAFVMETMLVTALVVEAVPASVLAWLNLGAMLTYAAMLYWVTFTGFVYSLAPSAVEEPPGKPVPTPERRERYGMTPDDLARRAARLRDHMATAQPYLDPTLSLGTLADALRLSEKELSLVLNEGLGMGYTEYVNGLRVAEAQRILADSDRATTSVLQIGMEAGFASKATFNRAFKQVTGCTPTQYRAGADSLLAS